The proteins below are encoded in one region of Metabacillus dongyingensis:
- a CDS encoding GerAB/ArcD/ProY family transporter, with product MFPLPKEDKKVSNYFVFYLIHKMQIGVGILGFERYIAKSAGHSSWIAIITSGITILGLIWLSYLILNRGKNDIVAIHHQIFGKWIGGFFSFYFIIYYAMFVVVLIRTYVEVIQVWVFPDVYHWVFIAIIILICYSYVTGGFRIVTGIAFLGVIYGLPLLLVKYFPIKEAYFGSLLPVFDLSFKELLSATKGMTLNYLGFEVLFMFYPFIKDPPKSQKWAHYAVLFSMFIYLITALVSFAYYDQNQLKSTIWATLTLWKIVDLTIIERFEYLGISIWFFVVLPNMCIGLWSASRGMHRLFAMTQRNALRIICFFIFIFAVFLKDREQIDLLNTNMSEIGFYTIYGYIPLLFVLQVIIMKVRNKK from the coding sequence ATGTTCCCATTGCCTAAAGAAGATAAAAAGGTATCCAATTACTTTGTATTTTATTTGATTCATAAAATGCAAATAGGTGTAGGCATCTTAGGATTCGAGAGGTATATCGCAAAGTCTGCCGGCCATAGCTCCTGGATAGCCATCATTACATCCGGCATCACAATTCTTGGTTTGATCTGGTTATCTTACTTAATCCTGAACCGGGGAAAGAATGATATCGTAGCCATCCATCACCAGATTTTCGGAAAATGGATTGGCGGATTTTTCAGTTTTTATTTCATTATTTATTACGCTATGTTTGTCGTTGTGCTGATACGGACGTATGTAGAAGTTATCCAAGTGTGGGTTTTTCCGGATGTCTATCATTGGGTATTCATCGCCATTATTATTCTGATTTGTTATTCATATGTTACAGGGGGATTCAGAATAGTGACCGGGATTGCTTTTCTTGGAGTCATTTATGGATTGCCGTTATTATTAGTTAAATATTTCCCCATAAAAGAAGCTTATTTTGGCAGCCTTCTTCCTGTTTTTGATCTATCGTTCAAGGAGCTCCTGTCAGCTACAAAAGGAATGACTCTTAATTATCTGGGGTTTGAAGTTCTTTTTATGTTTTATCCGTTTATAAAAGATCCCCCTAAGTCCCAAAAATGGGCTCATTATGCTGTTTTATTCAGCATGTTTATTTATCTGATAACTGCTCTGGTTTCCTTTGCATACTATGATCAGAATCAGCTGAAATCTACCATTTGGGCGACGCTTACTCTATGGAAAATTGTAGACTTGACCATTATTGAGCGGTTTGAATATCTTGGAATTTCGATTTGGTTCTTTGTGGTTTTGCCCAATATGTGTATTGGACTATGGAGTGCAAGCAGGGGAATGCACCGGCTTTTTGCGATGACACAAAGAAATGCATTGCGGATTATCTGCTTTTTCATTTTTATCTTTGCCGTTTTTTTAAAAGACAGAGAACAGATTGATCTGCTCAATACCAATATGTCAGAGATAGGATTTTATACGATTTACGGCTATATCCCATTGCTGTTTGTTCTGCAGGTCATCATCATGAAGGTGAGGAATAAAAAATGA
- a CDS encoding spore germination protein: MFSFFKKNPSFKQQKKADVKNDDPKLEDLLKQCKLSADFTSYRYSQSSPYYIHYYKTLVDINVLQKHVLPFLTEGQNNTSLFELQEVLPIDNTEIISNVDKIQDRLMSGFIAVQSESNINEVLLISAISLEKRAVSLPEVEYSVVGPKEAFVESLDANLNLIRKRLPIPELIAVEIRVGRLSKTRIAVLYIKDIANDENVNTIIQRIKDIDYDSILDSSMIAQIISDNNNSPFPQMIDTERPDRVAGVLSEGKITVLVDGSPHALTGPTTLVEFFSAFEDYFLSWPIASIFRLIRLFAVFFSVISTAMYVGVLTYHYEMIPQNLLNPLVASRSGVPFPPILEAIILELTIELLREAGARLPTKIGQTIGIVGGIVIGTAAVQAGLTSNVLLIIVALAALASFTTPVYQMGNVIRLIRFPFLFAAQLFGLIGIAFCFAFFLGHLLKLSSLGRPYLAPVYPLRLKDLKDSLFRVPMYMQNKRPLQMRTATPDRFQPKPHKEKKRDIED; the protein is encoded by the coding sequence ATGTTTTCTTTTTTTAAGAAAAATCCATCCTTTAAACAACAAAAAAAAGCGGATGTGAAAAACGATGATCCTAAGCTTGAGGATCTGCTGAAGCAATGCAAGCTGTCAGCTGACTTTACATCTTATCGTTATTCACAAAGCAGTCCCTATTATATTCATTACTATAAAACTTTAGTAGATATTAATGTTTTACAAAAGCATGTTCTTCCTTTTTTAACCGAAGGACAGAATAATACAAGTTTATTTGAACTGCAGGAAGTTCTGCCGATTGATAATACAGAAATCATCAGCAATGTAGACAAAATCCAGGATAGATTAATGTCCGGTTTTATTGCTGTTCAATCCGAATCAAATATTAATGAAGTGCTCTTGATTTCGGCAATTTCCCTTGAGAAAAGAGCGGTGAGCCTTCCTGAGGTTGAATACAGTGTTGTTGGACCAAAAGAAGCCTTTGTTGAATCCCTGGATGCCAATCTGAACTTAATTCGAAAAAGATTGCCGATCCCCGAACTCATTGCAGTAGAGATTAGGGTAGGCAGGCTTTCTAAAACAAGAATTGCTGTTTTATATATTAAAGATATTGCGAACGACGAGAACGTAAATACCATTATACAAAGAATAAAAGATATCGATTATGACTCGATCCTGGACAGTTCAATGATCGCACAGATTATATCAGATAATAACAATTCGCCATTTCCCCAAATGATTGATACAGAACGGCCTGACAGGGTAGCCGGTGTTCTGTCGGAAGGGAAAATTACGGTCTTAGTTGACGGTTCCCCTCATGCACTGACTGGTCCTACGACGCTGGTAGAATTTTTTTCTGCTTTTGAGGATTATTTTTTATCCTGGCCGATTGCCTCCATTTTCAGGCTTATCCGGCTTTTTGCGGTTTTCTTTTCTGTTATTTCTACTGCCATGTATGTTGGGGTTCTTACCTATCATTACGAAATGATTCCGCAAAACCTGCTTAATCCGCTTGTAGCTTCGAGAAGCGGTGTGCCGTTTCCGCCAATATTAGAGGCAATTATTCTTGAGCTGACAATCGAGCTGCTGAGGGAAGCGGGAGCCAGATTGCCGACTAAGATTGGCCAGACAATCGGTATCGTAGGAGGGATTGTAATAGGAACAGCAGCTGTTCAAGCAGGGCTTACAAGCAACGTACTGCTGATCATCGTGGCACTTGCAGCACTTGCATCCTTTACTACTCCCGTTTATCAAATGGGCAACGTCATCCGCTTAATCCGTTTTCCTTTTCTTTTTGCCGCTCAGCTTTTTGGTCTCATAGGGATTGCCTTTTGTTTTGCTTTTTTTCTGGGGCATTTGCTTAAGCTATCATCCCTTGGAAGGCCATATCTTGCACCAGTCTATCCTCTGAGGCTTAAAGATTTAAAAGATTCGCTGTTTAGAGTGCCGATGTATATGCAAAATAAACGGCCTCTGCAAATGAGAACAGCCACACCTGATCGTTTTCAGCCGAAGCCTCATAAAGAAAAGAAACGGGATATTGAGGATTAA
- a CDS encoding manganese catalase family protein, with amino-acid sequence MYFYKEDLINMIVPDKPDPAAAKVLQETLGGQFGEMRTMMQYSFQSANFRGKDKQYRDLIRGVFLEEISHVELVQTTINQLLNGSGEVDDAGNSGPSQAPLADPVMHGNPHHYIMGAQSSLPVDAGGNPWNGSWVYSHGNLISDLLNNVILESTGVLQKSRIYEMSSNKTFRETLAFLIVRDNAHQNAFAKALETLGVNWGKIFPIPNYDINKYPECRKYVEMGFHNAQFNFRLDSTRIGEIFSGESPSRDSGDLQVTDPPKGYPVPDFPDMPNEHSPGLNDLNQ; translated from the coding sequence ATGTACTTTTATAAAGAAGATTTAATCAATATGATTGTTCCGGACAAACCGGATCCCGCTGCAGCAAAAGTTTTACAGGAAACATTGGGCGGCCAGTTTGGTGAGATGCGGACAATGATGCAATACTCTTTTCAAAGTGCCAATTTCAGAGGTAAAGATAAACAATACCGAGATTTGATCAGAGGCGTTTTTCTAGAAGAAATCAGCCATGTAGAACTTGTTCAAACAACTATTAATCAGCTTTTAAATGGATCAGGTGAAGTGGACGATGCAGGAAATTCCGGGCCTAGTCAAGCACCGCTTGCAGACCCTGTCATGCATGGAAATCCTCATCATTATATTATGGGAGCGCAATCTTCTCTGCCTGTTGATGCTGGAGGAAATCCATGGAACGGATCATGGGTGTACAGCCACGGAAATTTAATCAGCGATTTGCTTAATAATGTCATCCTGGAATCAACAGGTGTTCTGCAAAAATCAAGAATTTATGAAATGAGCTCTAATAAAACCTTCAGAGAAACCCTTGCATTTTTGATTGTCCGCGACAACGCCCATCAAAATGCATTTGCCAAAGCTCTTGAAACATTGGGAGTCAACTGGGGCAAGATTTTTCCAATCCCAAATTATGATATTAATAAGTACCCTGAATGCCGAAAGTATGTGGAAATGGGCTTTCATAATGCACAATTTAATTTCCGGCTTGATTCAACCCGTATTGGCGAAATTTTCAGCGGGGAATCTCCGAGCAGAGACAGTGGTGACTTACAGGTTACTGATCCTCCAAAGGGTTATCCTGTACCAGATTTTCCAGATATGCCGAATGAACACAGCCCAGGCTTAAATGATTTGAATCAATAA
- a CDS encoding Ger(x)C family spore germination protein, whose product MNGYKACALLLCMCLLSSCIPDSKVLEDVQLIQSIGYDYISDREFQLTAGATYTPPGIQSKPQNIALTAIGRTSKHIRQEIQAQSPRPIEIGRVGVILFDEELARRGIGDHVDNLQRDPNIGRDISLVISKGKSNEILSAQVDQHESVSQFVIDLVRQNMERTIPRINLHHFLFQYRGLGFDPFLPLIEKKGDNIQVSGVALFNGDRLIDTIDLKEGYTLKVLYEKIRKGIIEIDLKEEKEVSIQNLSSNTKFKPEKKINGYKFNVSIKMDGRVMEGGGLDLTQKKNIEKIEKKTEIMLEKEALALLEKLQKLNVDPLGIKEELRQAGYKDWKKQYGSVQFEVDAKVHLIQAGIME is encoded by the coding sequence ATGAATGGGTACAAAGCTTGCGCACTCCTGCTCTGCATGTGTCTTTTAAGCAGCTGTATTCCTGATTCAAAAGTCCTTGAAGATGTTCAGCTGATTCAGTCAATAGGCTATGACTATATTAGTGATAGAGAATTCCAATTGACTGCCGGTGCGACTTATACTCCGCCAGGAATTCAATCGAAACCGCAAAATATAGCATTAACAGCTATCGGCCGGACAAGTAAGCATATAAGACAGGAAATTCAGGCACAGTCACCAAGACCCATTGAAATAGGCAGGGTAGGGGTGATTCTATTTGACGAGGAACTGGCGAGAAGAGGAATTGGTGATCACGTTGATAATCTGCAAAGAGACCCAAATATAGGCAGAGACATCAGTTTAGTTATATCAAAAGGAAAATCAAATGAAATTCTTTCAGCACAGGTCGATCAGCATGAATCTGTTTCACAATTTGTTATTGACCTCGTCAGACAAAATATGGAGAGGACGATTCCAAGAATCAATCTGCATCATTTTCTTTTTCAGTACCGGGGCCTTGGGTTTGACCCTTTTTTGCCTCTTATTGAAAAAAAGGGTGATAACATTCAAGTTTCTGGGGTCGCTCTTTTTAACGGAGATCGATTAATCGATACCATTGATTTGAAAGAAGGATATACTTTGAAAGTTCTATATGAAAAAATCCGCAAAGGCATCATTGAAATCGATTTAAAAGAAGAAAAGGAGGTAAGCATTCAAAATCTTTCCTCCAATACGAAGTTCAAACCTGAAAAAAAAATAAACGGGTATAAGTTCAATGTCAGCATAAAAATGGATGGAAGAGTCATGGAAGGCGGAGGATTAGATCTTACACAAAAAAAGAATATCGAAAAAATTGAAAAGAAAACTGAAATCATGCTGGAAAAAGAAGCTCTAGCTTTGCTTGAAAAGCTGCAGAAATTAAATGTCGATCCGCTCGGCATTAAGGAAGAGCTAAGACAAGCTGGCTACAAAGATTGGAAGAAGCAATATGGCTCTGTTCAATTTGAGGTAGACGCAAAGGTTCATCTCATACAGGCTGGGATTATGGAATGA
- a CDS encoding WGxxGxxG family protein, translating into MKKNVMMILCSMVIAVMVSGAGVYAENNDNDRNDNIGTRNVNTETAAAADDDDDTDMGWIGLLGLAGLLGLRRKDRDRRD; encoded by the coding sequence ATGAAGAAAAATGTAATGATGATCCTATGTTCAATGGTTATCGCAGTTATGGTGTCTGGTGCAGGCGTTTATGCAGAAAATAACGACAATGACAGAAACGATAATATAGGCACAAGAAATGTAAATACAGAAACTGCCGCTGCAGCTGACGATGACGATGATACGGACATGGGATGGATTGGTTTATTAGGTTTAGCAGGGCTGTTAGGTCTTAGAAGAAAAGATAGAGATCGCAGGGATTAA
- a CDS encoding spore coat protein — MINVDQSMNIAGSENMQAGAVPPQLSHGGHEMFDVSEILSGAINTLNLYTILKPHVKDPELLDMMNRQEQFMMTEYNTIVECFQTGMKPSVSTEVYNMKQGNDFVYGLKPSPPMKPMNMPAEINEQVISDLMLGSVKSNASLKGMATTEVANPVVRRVLADTIPNCIEMAYEISIYQNKHHYYQVPQLTEGDMQQMVNSYAPAQSKNLPN; from the coding sequence ATGATTAATGTGGATCAATCAATGAACATTGCAGGATCTGAAAACATGCAGGCTGGAGCTGTGCCGCCCCAATTAAGCCATGGCGGACATGAGATGTTTGATGTATCTGAAATTTTATCTGGTGCCATCAATACATTAAACTTATATACCATTTTAAAACCGCATGTCAAAGATCCGGAACTTCTGGATATGATGAACCGTCAAGAGCAATTTATGATGACGGAATACAACACGATTGTTGAGTGTTTCCAGACAGGGATGAAGCCTTCAGTTTCGACAGAAGTCTATAATATGAAGCAGGGAAATGACTTTGTTTATGGCCTAAAACCTTCACCGCCGATGAAGCCGATGAATATGCCTGCGGAAATAAATGAACAGGTTATTTCAGACCTCATGCTCGGATCTGTAAAATCGAATGCGTCATTAAAAGGTATGGCTACGACAGAGGTAGCTAATCCGGTTGTCAGACGAGTTTTGGCTGATACCATTCCAAATTGCATTGAAATGGCTTATGAGATTTCAATCTACCAAAATAAGCATCACTATTATCAGGTTCCACAGCTTACAGAAGGTGATATGCAGCAGATGGTGAATTCATATGCTCCTGCACAATCGAAAAATCTTCCGAATTGA
- a CDS encoding DUF3231 family protein, producing the protein MGILSGNPTDEPMHYGEVFGVWSALSVAKASHAAYQVYYNHTGDADLKKLIDQIIKNNILPCIEELEALLKKNEVGLPPAPPERPNAKLEEIPAGARISDPEVAMSISKDLAQGLVADSTMIGQCIREDIALLFTQHHAKKVQYGGKILQLNKEKGWLIPPPLHLDK; encoded by the coding sequence ATGGGTATTCTCAGCGGAAATCCTACAGATGAACCAATGCATTATGGAGAGGTATTCGGAGTATGGAGTGCGTTATCTGTTGCAAAAGCATCTCATGCAGCTTATCAAGTGTATTACAATCACACTGGTGATGCCGACCTTAAAAAATTAATAGATCAAATCATTAAAAATAATATTTTGCCTTGCATTGAAGAACTTGAAGCACTATTAAAAAAGAATGAGGTCGGTTTGCCGCCTGCCCCCCCTGAAAGACCAAATGCTAAATTAGAAGAAATCCCTGCGGGTGCACGCATTTCAGATCCAGAAGTGGCTATGAGCATCTCTAAAGACCTTGCCCAAGGATTAGTGGCTGACAGTACCATGATCGGACAATGTATCCGGGAAGATATTGCCCTGCTGTTTACTCAGCATCATGCTAAAAAAGTTCAATACGGCGGGAAAATTCTTCAATTAAATAAAGAAAAAGGCTGGTTAATTCCGCCTCCTCTTCATTTAGATAAATAA